A stretch of the Vigna radiata var. radiata cultivar VC1973A chromosome 7, Vradiata_ver6, whole genome shotgun sequence genome encodes the following:
- the LOC106767910 gene encoding uncharacterized protein LOC106767910 → MVQLCFVLDLRSLAPPLLRDIKQSLLQLANFYAISSSSKSHVRKSATLGDKIGLCYVFKNRLSSSNELMIAYNPVGNFILRDFHHAVNNLPYDAFQPDIDNISDSMISNVLSDRVLYSWQGKDIERKVIVITSTLPEDVDSVVQKNLMDAADKCVSVDFAVFQQKSSHLTDTRENINNFRRCISHLDNCSVQTYIPDSRVFHGLVKKWLQILKDDMEEPLLARLIFKDNLFESVNHIFCNLFSPVYPITNNFRQCRTCRCHGIPLADAEKNFSRLSCSVTGCNLEAFDVIENSVQVGEKTILFLPSFYNSLKLQQITSPININVTERINLASVDEGLIIGASFVVVSYSYHVIETTSDDTDQSEVNVQLFRGLSSFLHSMNQGLICSSNYDLETMAEAPCHCYYILQPSDSGPMLMRRLAGAEEVLGVPDNRSVDSSINKEIANSVQACLLKIDLTDYDPLLHERGFHQKLNVLVKESLQFGSMFSKLEGSFSELNSSPQPSSEVIVKAEPATGVMVNEEALTLDIADQEEKTMACITEEWKQLVVSEDPKLYSPSCMSKAKLGQSSACVSPRDGNNRQLDRETSRILERLEVPRPLKAKTISPGSNENWTKNTSVPIKKPLIPFQPTQGTEQVFVGSQLIKPNFQRLKRKHR, encoded by the exons ATGGTTCAGTTGTGTTTCGTTCTGGATCTGCGGAGCTTGGCACCTCCATTGCTGAGAGACATAAAGCAG TCGCTGCTTCAACTCGCTAATTTTTACGCCATTTCGAGTTCGTCCAAGTCGCACGTGCGTAAATCGGCCACGCTAGGCGATAAGATCGGCTTGTGCTACGTCTTCAAGAATCGTTTATCTTCTTCTAATGAG TTGATGATCGCGTACAATCCCGTAGGAAACTTCATCCTACGTGATTTCCACCATGCTGTTAACAACTTGCCATACGATGCTTTTCAGCCTGATATTGATAACATTTCAG ATTCAATGATTTCAAATGTTTTGAGTGATCGAGTGTTGTATTCGTGGCAAGGCAAAGATATAGAGAGAAAAGTAATTGTCATAACTTCGACCTTGCCTGAAGATGTGGACTCTGTAGTGCAGAAGAATCTAATG gATGCTGCAGATAAATGTGTATCGGTTGATTTTGCTGTATTTCAGCAGAAGTCAAGCCATCTGACAGATACACGTGAAAACATCAATAATTTTCGTCGTTGCATTTCTCATCTTGATAATTGCTCTGTTCAGACCTATATCCCAG ATTCAAGAGTATTCCACGGCCTTGTTAAAAAATGGCTGCAGATTTTGAAAGATGACATGGAGGAGCCGCTGTTAGCTCGCCTCATCTTCAAGGACAATCTTTTTGAATCTGTGAACCATATATTCTGCAACCTGTTTTCACCAGTATATCCGATAACCAACAACTTCAGACAGTGTCGG ACATGCAGATGCCACGGTATTCCTTTAGCGGATGCTGAAAAAAATTTCAGCAGACTTTCGTGTTCCGTTACTGGCTGCAATCTGGAAGCATTCGATGTTATTGAAAATTCTGTTCAAGTTGGGGAAAAAACTATTCTGTTTCTTCCTTCATTCTATAATTCCCTGAAGCTCCAGCAAATCACTTCACCAATCAACATTAATGTAACTGAGAGGATAAATTTGGCATCGGTTGATGAAG GTCTTATAATCGGGGCCTCATTTGTTGTGGTATCATACTCTTATCATGTGATTGAAACCACTTCAGATGATACTGATCAGTCTGAAGTGAATGTTCAAC TTTTTCGAGGCCTTTCCAGCTTTCTACACTCCATGAACCAAGGTTTGATATGCTCTTCAAATTATGATTTGGAAACAATGGCAGAGGCTCCATGTCATTGCTATTATATTCTGCAGCCATCAGATTCAGGACCAATGCTTATGAGG CGTCTAGCAGGGGCAGAAGAAGTCCTAGGAGTTCCTGACAATCGATCTGTTGATTCATCAATCAATAAGGAAATTGCGAACTCTGTTCAAGCCTGTCTGCTAAAg ATTGATCTAACGGACTATGACCCATTGCTGCATGAAAGAGGCTTTCATCAAAAACTAAATGTGCTTGTCAAAGAAAGCCTTCAATTTGG GTCAATGTTTTCTAAATTAGAAGGTTCATTTTCGGAACTAAACTCAAGTCCACAACCTTCGTCTGAGGTGATCGTTAAAGCAGAACCAGCCACAGGTGTCATGGTGAATGAGGAAGCTTTGACATTGGATATAGCGGATCAAGAAGAGAAGACCATGGCATGTATTACAGAAGAATGGAAGCAATTGGTTGTAAGTGAAGACCCCAAGTTGTACTCTCCATCTTGTATGTCCAAGGCCAAGTTGGGTCAATCGAGTGCGTGTGTATCACCGCGAGATGGTAATAATAGACAGCTGGACAGAGAAACTTCAAGGATTCTGGAGAGGTTGGAGGTTCCGAGGCCATTAAAAGCAAAGACCATCTCACCTGGTTCAAATGAAAATTGGACGAAAAATACCAGTGTGCCCATAAAGAAGCCTCTTATACCATTTCAGCCAACTCAAGGTACAGAACAAGTCTTTGTCGGTAGCCAGCTAATAAAACCTAATTTCCAGAGGCTAAAAAGGAAACACAGATAA
- the LOC106768745 gene encoding respiratory burst oxidase homolog protein C isoform X1, with translation MGGASADLQSDIELTDAERYDTNSNNLRSSESKAVTDVELDSGRKSQADAEGRYVEVTMDIHGDSVALHSVKDFGGVDGVEEEDGEKLGLSGKRLEKKKSFGASVVQSAAIRMKQLKRLASFSKPAPKHFDRTKSAVAHALTGLKFISMADGGAGWVEVEKRFEKLTANSDGYLPRSLFAQCLGLNKESEAYAEKLFDTLARQRGIQGGSINKIQLREFWDNISDQSFDTRLKTFFDMVDKDADGRITEEEIKEIICLSATANKLSNIQKQAEEYAALIMEELDPDDSGYIMIDNLETLLLHGPEETTRGESKNLSQMLSQKLKPTYVDSAILRWYRDAKYFVLDNWRRSWVLALWIGVMLGLFAYKFVQYRRKAAYEVMGHCVCMAKGAAETLKLNMALILLPVCRNTITWLRNKTKLGAAVPFDDNINFHKVIAVAIAIGVGVHAIYHLTCDFPRLLHASDEKYKLMEPFFGDRPSDYWYFVKSWEGVTGIIMIVLMAIAFTLANPAFRRGRTKLPKPFNKLTGFNAFWYSHHLFVFVYALLVVHGIKLYLTHKWYKKTTWMYLAVPITIYALERLIRALRSSIKSVKILKVTLYPGNVLALQMSKPQGFTYKSGQYMFVNCAAVSPFEWHPFSITSAPDDDYLSVHIKILGDWTRSLKTKFSQACQQPLNGQSGLLRAECLKGDSSSINFPKVLVDGPYGAPAQDYREYEVVLLVGLGIGATPMISILKDMVKRLKGIEEEEVEEGAVVKNGDDEFKTRRAYFYWVTREQGSFDWFKGVMNEVAEEDRRKVIELHSYCTSVYEEGDARSALIAMLQSINHAKNGLDIVSGTRVMSHFAKPNWRTVYKRIALNHPHARVGVFYCGPSALTHELRQLALDFSHNTSTKYDFHKENF, from the exons atgggagGAGCTTCTGCAGATCTTCAATCAGACATAGAACTAACTGATGCTGAAAGGTATGACACCAACAGTAACAACTTAAGGTCTTCAGAGTCAAAAGCTGTCACTGATGTTGAACTTGACAGTGGCAGAAAATCTCAGGCCGATGCTGAAGGACGCTATGTTGAGGTCACCATGGACATTCATGGTGATTCTGTGGCCTTACACAGTGTTAAAGATTTTGGAGGTGTTGATGGGGTGGAAGAGGAAGATGGTGAGAAGTTGGGTTTGTCAGGGAAGAGGCTTGAGAAGAAAAAATCCTTTGGGGCCTCTGTGGTTCAGAGTGCTGCTATCCGCATGAAGCAGCTGAAGCGTTTGGCTTCTTTCTCAAAACCAGCACCAAAACACTTTGACAGAACAAAGTCTGCAGTGGCTCATGCTCTCACAGGGCTCAAGTTTATCAGCATGGCCGATGGGGGTGCAGGATGGGTTGAGGTGGAGAAGCGGTTTGAGAAGCTCACTGCTAACTCTGATGGCTATCTTCCTCGTTCTCTCTTTGCACAATGCTTAG GATTGAACAAGGAGTCCGAGGCTTATGCGGAGAAGCTTTTTGATACTCTTGCTCGGCAGAGAGGTATTCAAGGGGGTTCCATTAACAAGATCCAGTTGAGGGAGTTCTGGGACAATATTTCTGACCAGAGCTTTGATACTAGGCTCAAAACATTCTTTGACAT GGTTGATAAAGATGCAGATGGAAGAATCACCGAGGAAGAAATTAAAGAG ATTATCTGCCTTAGCGCCACTGCCAACAAACTGTCAAACATTCAGAAGCAAGCAGAGGAATATGCAGCTTTGATCATGGAAGAACTTGACCCTGATGACTCAGGATACATCATG ATAGACAACTTGGAAACACTTCTGTTGCATGGACCAGAGGAAACTACAAGAGGAGAAAGCAAGAACCTGAGTCAAATGCTAAGCCAAAAGCTTAAGCCTACATACGTGGACAGTGCAATTTTGAGGTGGTACAGGGATGCCAAGTACTTTGTGCTGGACAATTGGCGAAGATCTTGGGTACTAGCCCTGTGGATTGGTGTGATGTTAGGTCTATTTGCCTATAAATTTGTGCAGTATCGGAGAAAAGCTGCCTATGAGGTAATGGGCCATTGTGTATGCATGGCAAAAGGTGCAGCAGAGACACTTAAATTGAACATGGCTCTCATCTTGTTACCTGTTTGCCGAAACACCATCACCTGGCTAAGGAATAAGACCAAACTGGGTGCTGCAGTTCCTTTTGACGACAACATCAACTTCCACAAG GTAATAGCTGTGGCAATAGCAATTGGTGTTGGTGTACATGCCATCTATCATCTTACTTGTGATTTTCCTCGCCTTCTCCATGCAAGTGATGAGAAGTACAAGCTGATGGAACCCTTTTTCGGAGACAGACCATCAGATTATTGGTATTTTGTCAAATCATGGGAAGGAGTAACAGGGATTATAATGATTGTGCTAATGGCAATAGCTTTTACATTGGCCAATCCTGCATTCAGGAGAGGCAGAACCAAACTACCCAAACCCTTCAACAAACTCACAGGTTTCAATGCCTTTTGGTATTCTCATCATCTCTTCGTTTTTGTCTATGCCCTTTTGGTTGTGCATGGAATCAAACTTTACTTGACCCATAAATGGTACAAGAAAACG ACATGGATGTATCTAGCGGTTCCCATTACCATTTATGCATTGGAAAGACTGATTAGAGCACTCAGATCAAGCATCAAGTCTGTCAAAATATTGAAG GTGACTCTTTATCCTGGAAATGTGTTAGCACTTCAAATGTCAAAGCCGCAGGGATTTACCTACAAAAGTGGACAATACATGTTTGTCAATTGTGCTGCTGTGTCTCCATTTGAATG GCATCCATTTTCCATAACTTCAGCCCCTGATGATGATTACCTTAGCGTTCACATAAAAATACTCGGTGATTGGACCCGAAGTCTGAAAACCAAATTCTCACAG GCATGCCAACAACCCCTCAATGGGCAGAGTGGACTTCTAAGAGCAGAATGCTTGAAAGGAGACAGCAGTTCAAT AAATTTCCCGAAAGTTCTGGTGGATGGGCCATACGGGGCTCCGGCACAGGACTACAGGGAGTACGAGGTGGTTCTGCTGGTGGGGCTAGGAATAGGGGCTACCCCAATGATAAGCATTCTGAAGGACATGGTGAAGAGGTTGAAGGGGATAGAGGAGGAGGAAGTGGAGGAGGGAGCGGTGGTGAAGAACGGCGATGACGAGTTCAAGACAAGGAGAGCATACTTCTACTGGGTGACGAGAGAGCAGGGTTCCTTCGACTGGTTCAAAGGGGTGATGAACGAGGTAGCCGAAGAAGATCGAAGGAAGGTGATAGAGCTCCACAGCTACTGCACCAGCGTCTACGAAGAAGGTGATGCTCGGTCTGCTCTCATTGCCATGTTGCAGTCTATCAACCATGCAAAGAATGGCCTTGACATTGTCTCTGGAACTCGCGTCATGTCTCACTTTGCCAAACCCAATTGGCGCACAGTTTACAAACGCATAGCCCTTAATCATCCGCATGCTCGTGTTG GGGTGTTTTACTGTGGGCCATCAGCTCTCACCCATGAGCTTCGTCAGCTGGCGTTGGATTTCTCTCACAACACATCCACCAAGTATGATTTCCACAAAGAAAATTTCTGA
- the LOC106768745 gene encoding respiratory burst oxidase homolog protein C isoform X2 translates to MGGASADLQSDIELTDAESGRKSQADAEGRYVEVTMDIHGDSVALHSVKDFGGVDGVEEEDGEKLGLSGKRLEKKKSFGASVVQSAAIRMKQLKRLASFSKPAPKHFDRTKSAVAHALTGLKFISMADGGAGWVEVEKRFEKLTANSDGYLPRSLFAQCLGLNKESEAYAEKLFDTLARQRGIQGGSINKIQLREFWDNISDQSFDTRLKTFFDMVDKDADGRITEEEIKEIICLSATANKLSNIQKQAEEYAALIMEELDPDDSGYIMIDNLETLLLHGPEETTRGESKNLSQMLSQKLKPTYVDSAILRWYRDAKYFVLDNWRRSWVLALWIGVMLGLFAYKFVQYRRKAAYEVMGHCVCMAKGAAETLKLNMALILLPVCRNTITWLRNKTKLGAAVPFDDNINFHKVIAVAIAIGVGVHAIYHLTCDFPRLLHASDEKYKLMEPFFGDRPSDYWYFVKSWEGVTGIIMIVLMAIAFTLANPAFRRGRTKLPKPFNKLTGFNAFWYSHHLFVFVYALLVVHGIKLYLTHKWYKKTTWMYLAVPITIYALERLIRALRSSIKSVKILKVTLYPGNVLALQMSKPQGFTYKSGQYMFVNCAAVSPFEWHPFSITSAPDDDYLSVHIKILGDWTRSLKTKFSQACQQPLNGQSGLLRAECLKGDSSSINFPKVLVDGPYGAPAQDYREYEVVLLVGLGIGATPMISILKDMVKRLKGIEEEEVEEGAVVKNGDDEFKTRRAYFYWVTREQGSFDWFKGVMNEVAEEDRRKVIELHSYCTSVYEEGDARSALIAMLQSINHAKNGLDIVSGTRVMSHFAKPNWRTVYKRIALNHPHARVGVFYCGPSALTHELRQLALDFSHNTSTKYDFHKENF, encoded by the exons atgggagGAGCTTCTGCAGATCTTCAATCAGACATAGAACTAACTGATGCTGAAAG TGGCAGAAAATCTCAGGCCGATGCTGAAGGACGCTATGTTGAGGTCACCATGGACATTCATGGTGATTCTGTGGCCTTACACAGTGTTAAAGATTTTGGAGGTGTTGATGGGGTGGAAGAGGAAGATGGTGAGAAGTTGGGTTTGTCAGGGAAGAGGCTTGAGAAGAAAAAATCCTTTGGGGCCTCTGTGGTTCAGAGTGCTGCTATCCGCATGAAGCAGCTGAAGCGTTTGGCTTCTTTCTCAAAACCAGCACCAAAACACTTTGACAGAACAAAGTCTGCAGTGGCTCATGCTCTCACAGGGCTCAAGTTTATCAGCATGGCCGATGGGGGTGCAGGATGGGTTGAGGTGGAGAAGCGGTTTGAGAAGCTCACTGCTAACTCTGATGGCTATCTTCCTCGTTCTCTCTTTGCACAATGCTTAG GATTGAACAAGGAGTCCGAGGCTTATGCGGAGAAGCTTTTTGATACTCTTGCTCGGCAGAGAGGTATTCAAGGGGGTTCCATTAACAAGATCCAGTTGAGGGAGTTCTGGGACAATATTTCTGACCAGAGCTTTGATACTAGGCTCAAAACATTCTTTGACAT GGTTGATAAAGATGCAGATGGAAGAATCACCGAGGAAGAAATTAAAGAG ATTATCTGCCTTAGCGCCACTGCCAACAAACTGTCAAACATTCAGAAGCAAGCAGAGGAATATGCAGCTTTGATCATGGAAGAACTTGACCCTGATGACTCAGGATACATCATG ATAGACAACTTGGAAACACTTCTGTTGCATGGACCAGAGGAAACTACAAGAGGAGAAAGCAAGAACCTGAGTCAAATGCTAAGCCAAAAGCTTAAGCCTACATACGTGGACAGTGCAATTTTGAGGTGGTACAGGGATGCCAAGTACTTTGTGCTGGACAATTGGCGAAGATCTTGGGTACTAGCCCTGTGGATTGGTGTGATGTTAGGTCTATTTGCCTATAAATTTGTGCAGTATCGGAGAAAAGCTGCCTATGAGGTAATGGGCCATTGTGTATGCATGGCAAAAGGTGCAGCAGAGACACTTAAATTGAACATGGCTCTCATCTTGTTACCTGTTTGCCGAAACACCATCACCTGGCTAAGGAATAAGACCAAACTGGGTGCTGCAGTTCCTTTTGACGACAACATCAACTTCCACAAG GTAATAGCTGTGGCAATAGCAATTGGTGTTGGTGTACATGCCATCTATCATCTTACTTGTGATTTTCCTCGCCTTCTCCATGCAAGTGATGAGAAGTACAAGCTGATGGAACCCTTTTTCGGAGACAGACCATCAGATTATTGGTATTTTGTCAAATCATGGGAAGGAGTAACAGGGATTATAATGATTGTGCTAATGGCAATAGCTTTTACATTGGCCAATCCTGCATTCAGGAGAGGCAGAACCAAACTACCCAAACCCTTCAACAAACTCACAGGTTTCAATGCCTTTTGGTATTCTCATCATCTCTTCGTTTTTGTCTATGCCCTTTTGGTTGTGCATGGAATCAAACTTTACTTGACCCATAAATGGTACAAGAAAACG ACATGGATGTATCTAGCGGTTCCCATTACCATTTATGCATTGGAAAGACTGATTAGAGCACTCAGATCAAGCATCAAGTCTGTCAAAATATTGAAG GTGACTCTTTATCCTGGAAATGTGTTAGCACTTCAAATGTCAAAGCCGCAGGGATTTACCTACAAAAGTGGACAATACATGTTTGTCAATTGTGCTGCTGTGTCTCCATTTGAATG GCATCCATTTTCCATAACTTCAGCCCCTGATGATGATTACCTTAGCGTTCACATAAAAATACTCGGTGATTGGACCCGAAGTCTGAAAACCAAATTCTCACAG GCATGCCAACAACCCCTCAATGGGCAGAGTGGACTTCTAAGAGCAGAATGCTTGAAAGGAGACAGCAGTTCAAT AAATTTCCCGAAAGTTCTGGTGGATGGGCCATACGGGGCTCCGGCACAGGACTACAGGGAGTACGAGGTGGTTCTGCTGGTGGGGCTAGGAATAGGGGCTACCCCAATGATAAGCATTCTGAAGGACATGGTGAAGAGGTTGAAGGGGATAGAGGAGGAGGAAGTGGAGGAGGGAGCGGTGGTGAAGAACGGCGATGACGAGTTCAAGACAAGGAGAGCATACTTCTACTGGGTGACGAGAGAGCAGGGTTCCTTCGACTGGTTCAAAGGGGTGATGAACGAGGTAGCCGAAGAAGATCGAAGGAAGGTGATAGAGCTCCACAGCTACTGCACCAGCGTCTACGAAGAAGGTGATGCTCGGTCTGCTCTCATTGCCATGTTGCAGTCTATCAACCATGCAAAGAATGGCCTTGACATTGTCTCTGGAACTCGCGTCATGTCTCACTTTGCCAAACCCAATTGGCGCACAGTTTACAAACGCATAGCCCTTAATCATCCGCATGCTCGTGTTG GGGTGTTTTACTGTGGGCCATCAGCTCTCACCCATGAGCTTCGTCAGCTGGCGTTGGATTTCTCTCACAACACATCCACCAAGTATGATTTCCACAAAGAAAATTTCTGA